One window of the Hoplias malabaricus isolate fHopMal1 chromosome Y, fHopMal1.hap1, whole genome shotgun sequence genome contains the following:
- the LOC136678692 gene encoding mid1-interacting protein 1-B-like, whose protein sequence is MMQICDSYNQKNSLFNAMNRFIGAVNNMDQTVMVPSLLRDVPLDEAKEVSSTSSFFKHGDMYGYYVLLKSIRNDIEWGVLQGDERRKEKLGVSSSLDMSRVEQEDEDDLEKLFHFHLNGLHAVLSKLTRKANTLTNRYKQEIGFGGCGH, encoded by the coding sequence ATGATGCAAATCTGCGACTCGTACAACCAAAAAAACTCTCTGTTCAATGCCATGAACCGCTTCATTGGCGCCGTGAACAACATGGACCAGACGGTGATGGTGCCCAGTCTCTTGAGGGACGTGCCGCTGGACGAGGCGAAGGAAGTGAGCTCTACGTCCAGCTTCTTCAAGCACGGAGACATGTACGGCTACTATGTCCTACTCAAATCCATTAGGAACGACATTGAATGGGGCGTCCTCCAGGGGGACGAAAGACGCAAGGAAAAGCTTGGCGTTTCCAGCAGCCTCGACATGAGCCGGGTCGAGCAAGAGGACGAGGACGATCTGGAGAAGTTGTTTCACTTCCATTTGAACGGGCTTCACGCCGTCCTTTCCAAACTCACCCGCAAGGCAAACACGCTCACGAACAGGTACAAGCAGGAGATTGGTTTTGGGGGCTGTGGGCATTAA
- the LOC136679345 gene encoding uncharacterized protein → MPRSKEISEVLRKQVVEAHQSGKGYKLISKGLGLPKTTVRSILRKWKQFGTVGNRPRSGRPPKISVRTRREIIRQVMKNPCTTSKDLQVILASANIHVHDSTIRRLLGIHGRPTLSGLKNVMDLMASAEDEESFQEMPEKSGSSDRFKPGVKAEDNQHNFNERNSSKGTGDGAVVTTEKEHVDDSEAASQDDDESQENGHIPAGDDKGRDSGDDTDSDWW, encoded by the coding sequence ATGCCGAGGTCCAAAGAAATTTCAGAGGTCCTCCGCAAACAAGTTGTCGAGGCCCATCAGTCTGGGAAGGGGTACAAGCTCATATCCAAGGGTTTGGGTCTTCCCAAGACCACTGTCAGGTCCATCCTCCGTAAATGGAAACAGTTTGGAACAGTGGGAAACCGGCCAAGGAGCGGCCGTCCCCCCAAAATCAGTGTAAGAACGAGGCGAGAGATCATCCGGCAGGTGATGAAAAACCCTTGTACAACCTCCAAGGATCTCCAGGTCATTCTCGCTTCGGCTAACATTCATGTACATGACTCCACCATCAGGAGGCTGCTTGGAATTCATGGAAGGCCGACTCTGAGTGGCCTCAAGAATGTCATGGATTTAATGGCTTCCGCTGAAGATGAGGAGAGTTTCCAAGAGATGCCTGAGAAGTCAGGCAGTTCGGACAGGTTTAAGCCAGGTGTCAAGGCTGAAGATAACCAGCATAATTTCAATGAACGAAATTCCAGCAAGGGCACAGGAGATGGCGCTGTTGTTACCACAGAAAAGGAGCATGTGGATGACAGTGAAGCTGCAAGCCAGGATGATGATGAGAGTCAAGAAAATGGTCACATTCCTGCCGGTGATGACAAGGGTAGGGATAGTGGAGATGACACAGATAGTGACTGGTGGTGA